The Euphorbia lathyris chromosome 2, ddEupLath1.1, whole genome shotgun sequence genome includes a window with the following:
- the LOC136220738 gene encoding probable 2' cyclic ADP-D-ribose synthase BdTIR, giving the protein MHRSAILKLQRQFMSQNQMMNRATNTKPPCDVFINHRGIDTKRTVGTLLYDQLYRLNLTPFLDNKNMKPGDKLFENINRAIRQCKVGVAVLSPRYCESYFCLHELALIMETKKKVIPIFCDIKPSHLRINIDKAQCSPEDIRRFNWALEETKYTVGLTFDSLKGNWSEVVTSATDIVIKSLIEIENEKYMLRRKIQIPPVHCIKHGNMLP; this is encoded by the exons ATGCATCGTTCAGCCATTCTAAAATTACAGCGCCAATTTATGAGCCAAAACCAGATGATGAATCGTGCTACAAATACAAAACCTCCATGTGACGTGTTTATTAATCATAGAGGTATAGACACGAAACGCACCGTAGGGACATTGCTTTATGACCAACTTTATAGGTTAAACCTAACACCTTTCTTGGATAACAAGAATATGAAACCAGGTGACAAGTTATTTGAGAATATCAATAGGGCAATAAGGCAATGTAAAGTTGGCGTTGCTGTTTTGTCTCCTAGATATTGTGAATCCTATTTTTGCCTTCATGAATTAGCTCTAATTATGGAGACTAAGAAGAAGGTTATTCCCATCTTCTGCGATATCAAGCCGTCGCACCTCCGAATTAACATTGATAAGGCACAGTGTTCGCCGGAAGATATTCGGAGGTTTAATTGGGCTCTTGAGGAAACTAAGTACACGGTTGGCTTAACTTTCGACTCCTTAAAAGG GAACTGGTCAGAAGTGGTAACAAGTGCAACTGATATAGTGATAAAAAGCTTAATTGAGATTGAAAATGAAAAGTACATGCTGCGTCGCAAGATTCAGATTCCTCCTGTTCACTGCATCAAACATGGAAACATGCTTCCTTAA